The following are encoded in a window of bacterium (Candidatus Blackallbacteria) CG13_big_fil_rev_8_21_14_2_50_49_14 genomic DNA:
- a CDS encoding 2-aminomuconate deaminase — MSQVSIESQRAPEPVGAYPHARRVGPMLYLSGVGPRQRGSQEIPGVTLGPTGEILSYEIATQCHSVFANVRTILEEAGARWEDLIDVTVYLTDMKQDFPVFNRLWAEYFPHPESRPCRTTIEVGALPTPIAIELKCLAHVKETPHAA; from the coding sequence ATGTCGCAAGTCTCGATTGAAAGCCAGCGCGCCCCAGAACCCGTTGGTGCTTACCCCCATGCCCGCCGGGTAGGCCCCATGCTCTATCTGTCTGGCGTGGGCCCCCGTCAGCGGGGCAGCCAAGAAATTCCCGGCGTCACCCTGGGGCCCACAGGCGAAATTTTAAGCTATGAAATTGCCACCCAATGCCATTCGGTTTTTGCCAATGTGCGCACCATTCTTGAAGAAGCGGGTGCCCGCTGGGAAGACCTGATCGATGTCACTGTCTATTTAACCGATATGAAACAGGATTTCCCGGTTTTTAACCGCCTCTGGGCGGAGTATTTTCCACACCCAGAAAGCCGCCCCTGCCGTACCACAATTGAAGTGGGGGCTCTGCCCACCCCAATTGCTATCGAACTCAAATGCTTGGCCCATGTAAAGGAGACCCCCCATGCTGCGTAG
- a CDS encoding peptidase M15 — MPNARELRSKKWKPGWRPGWAMSLKPMSFTGRGLKAWGLLLLALGLVSQAPVGASGPEPLVDLVQVVPELQVELRFATERQFLKKAVYPFHRAWAQPALAQRLQKAQAWLKPKGYRLKIWDAYRPMAFQELFWQKIKNENFISHPRKGGRHTRGTAVDLTLVDAQGQELEMPTPYTEFSQRAFRDYQKLPSKARANRSLLEQAMKQGGLEPLPTEWWHFDLPGWRKFPVLKWQGQELARWEDQGAQASP; from the coding sequence ATGCCCAACGCAAGGGAGTTGCGCTCAAAGAAATGGAAACCTGGTTGGCGCCCTGGCTGGGCTATGAGCCTTAAGCCCATGTCTTTTACGGGGCGTGGCTTAAAAGCATGGGGCTTACTTTTGCTGGCCTTGGGCCTGGTCAGCCAGGCTCCGGTTGGGGCAAGCGGGCCAGAACCCCTGGTCGATCTGGTGCAGGTGGTGCCTGAGCTTCAGGTGGAATTGCGCTTTGCCACCGAAAGGCAGTTTCTCAAAAAAGCCGTTTATCCCTTTCACCGGGCCTGGGCCCAGCCTGCCCTGGCACAGCGTTTGCAAAAAGCGCAGGCCTGGCTCAAGCCCAAGGGCTATCGCTTGAAAATTTGGGATGCCTATCGTCCGATGGCTTTTCAGGAACTGTTCTGGCAAAAGATTAAAAACGAAAATTTTATCAGCCACCCGCGCAAGGGCGGACGCCATACCCGTGGCACGGCGGTGGATCTGACCCTGGTCGATGCCCAGGGCCAGGAGCTGGAAATGCCTACGCCCTATACCGAGTTCAGTCAGCGGGCCTTTCGCGATTACCAAAAGCTGCCCTCCAAGGCACGGGCCAACCGCAGCCTTTTGGAGCAGGCCATGAAACAGGGCGGGCTGGAGCCTTTGCCCACCGAGTGGTGGCATTTTGACCTGCCCGGTTGGCGCAAGTTCCCTGTTTTAAAATGGCAGGGGCAGGAGCTGGCCCGTTGGGAAGATCAAGGGGCTCAAGCTTCACCTTGA
- a CDS encoding 3-hydroxyanthranilate 3,4-dioxygenase, protein MLRSPINFMQWIEEHRELLKPPVGNQLVWEDTEFMIMVVGGPNSRKDYHVNQGEEFFYQIEGDITLKVIDEGQPKDLPIRQGEILLLPGAVPHSPQRPAHTVGLVIERKRLAGENDGFQWYCENCGEKLYEEFLHVTNIVTQLPPVFERFFSNSAHTTCQNCGTVMQAPTRPAKDTP, encoded by the coding sequence ATGCTGCGTAGCCCGATTAATTTCATGCAATGGATTGAAGAGCACCGCGAGTTGCTCAAACCCCCCGTAGGCAATCAACTGGTCTGGGAAGACACCGAATTCATGATCATGGTCGTGGGCGGCCCCAATTCCCGCAAAGATTACCATGTCAATCAGGGCGAAGAATTTTTCTACCAAATTGAAGGGGATATCACCCTCAAGGTGATCGACGAGGGCCAACCCAAAGATCTGCCGATCCGCCAAGGCGAAATTCTGCTTTTGCCAGGCGCAGTACCCCATTCCCCCCAACGCCCAGCCCACACAGTGGGTCTGGTGATTGAACGCAAACGACTGGCGGGTGAAAACGATGGTTTTCAATGGTATTGTGAAAACTGTGGCGAAAAACTCTACGAAGAATTTTTGCATGTCACCAATATCGTGACCCAACTGCCACCTGTTTTTGAGCGTTTCTTTAGCAATTCAGCCCATACCACCTGTCAAAACTGCGGCACCGTAATGCAAGCCCCAACCCGTCCTGCAAAGGACACCCCATGA
- a CDS encoding methionine synthase has translation MTTSLEALLKERIVILDGAMGTMIQTFGLEEADFRGEAFKAHPLPLKGCNDLLCLTRPDLIQSIHRDFLLAGADIIETNTFNAQSVSMADYGLEDQVYAINKAAAEVARAAVAEIQKEDPRPRWVAGSIGPTNRTASLSPDVNNPSFRNISFQELVAAYTEQIRGLVDGGVDLLLPETTFDTLNLKAALFALEAYFETTGKRLPVIASVTITDASGRTLSGQTVEAFWNSIAHASLLAVSINCALGAAQMRSHVEELARLAPVHVCCFPNAGLPNEFGGYDETPAQMAAILKDFAQQGWLNIVGGCCGTRPEFIAAIAQAMQGLPPRSLPEVPALPRFSGMEALTLRPDSNFTLVGERTNITGSRKFARLIREENYEAALEVARQQVEGGANLLDVNMDEGLIDSVAVMQKYLYLLASEPDIARLPIMVDSSRFEVLEAGLQCLQGKSVVNSISLKEGEAAFLAQARLVRRYGAAVVVMAFDEGGQAVTAEHKVSICHRAYRLLTEEVGFPPQEIIFDPNILTVATGMEEHAEYGRAFLEAIREIKALCPGALISGGVSNLSFSFRGNDYVREAMHAVFLYHAIQAGMDMGIVNAGQLAVYEDIPAELLTHIEDVLFNRHPEATDRLVSLAESYRKQGTQREKDERWRQAPLQERITHALVHGIDGYLEADLPEALASFERPLEIIEGPLMIGMNIVGDLFGAGKMFLPQVVKSARVMKKAVAWLLPYMEADKSAKSSKGKILLATVKGDVHDIGKNIVGVVLGCNNYEVIDLGVMVPSDKILAEAQAQNADIIGLSGLITPSLDEMVHVAKEMQRLNFKTPLLIGGATTSTKHTAVKIAPAYEGPVLHVNDASRAVTVVSQLLSETQSADYLAQVRAQQALTRERYLNRSARALLSLEQARARAPRFDWQHLELAQPEFSGRRVLTQIPLEQLLPYIDWTPFFSAWELRGVYPAILEHPEMGHAARELFEHAQALLKTVVAEKWLEARAVYGFYPAASEGDDILVYRDASRSEEQTRFHSLRAQEDLGNKPHLALADFVAPVASGRPDWIGSFAVTAGIGLDAHVQRFEAAHDDYNAILLKALADRLAEALAEWLHQKVRQEWGYGQSEDLSAEELIQEKYRGIRPAPGYPACPDHTEKRTIFALLQAEEIGLALTEHCAMTPTAAVSGWYFSHPEARYFSITRLGADQVADYAQRKGVALKEMETWLAPWLGYEP, from the coding sequence ATGACCACTTCCCTCGAAGCCCTGCTCAAAGAGCGTATTGTCATTCTCGATGGTGCCATGGGCACCATGATTCAAACCTTCGGTTTAGAAGAAGCCGATTTTCGCGGGGAGGCTTTCAAGGCCCATCCGCTGCCCCTCAAAGGCTGCAATGACCTGCTCTGTTTGACCCGCCCCGATTTGATTCAAAGCATTCACCGTGATTTTTTATTGGCAGGGGCCGATATCATTGAAACCAATACTTTCAATGCCCAGTCGGTTTCCATGGCCGATTATGGTCTTGAAGATCAGGTCTATGCCATCAACAAGGCCGCCGCTGAGGTGGCCCGCGCAGCTGTGGCTGAAATTCAAAAAGAAGATCCCCGTCCGCGCTGGGTGGCGGGTTCCATCGGCCCGACCAACCGCACGGCTTCGCTTTCGCCCGATGTCAACAACCCCAGTTTTCGCAATATCTCTTTTCAGGAGCTGGTTGCAGCCTATACCGAACAGATTCGGGGGCTGGTCGATGGCGGCGTAGATCTGCTCCTGCCTGAAACCACCTTTGATACCCTCAATCTCAAAGCTGCACTGTTTGCGCTTGAAGCTTATTTTGAAACCACAGGCAAACGTCTGCCCGTGATTGCCTCGGTCACGATCACCGATGCCAGTGGCCGAACCCTTTCGGGCCAAACCGTGGAAGCCTTTTGGAACAGCATTGCCCATGCCTCCTTGCTGGCAGTGAGTATCAACTGTGCTTTGGGGGCTGCTCAGATGCGCTCGCATGTGGAAGAGCTGGCGCGATTGGCCCCTGTGCATGTCTGTTGTTTTCCCAATGCGGGGCTGCCCAATGAGTTTGGCGGCTATGACGAGACCCCCGCACAGATGGCGGCCATTCTCAAGGATTTTGCCCAGCAGGGCTGGCTGAATATTGTTGGGGGGTGCTGTGGCACGCGCCCGGAATTTATCGCAGCCATTGCCCAGGCCATGCAGGGTTTGCCCCCTCGCTCACTGCCTGAAGTGCCTGCTTTGCCCCGCTTCAGTGGCATGGAAGCGCTGACGTTGCGCCCCGACTCCAATTTTACCCTGGTGGGCGAACGCACCAATATCACGGGTTCGCGTAAATTTGCCCGCCTGATCCGTGAAGAGAATTATGAAGCTGCGCTGGAGGTCGCCCGCCAACAGGTGGAGGGGGGCGCCAATCTGCTCGATGTGAATATGGATGAAGGCCTGATCGACTCGGTGGCCGTGATGCAGAAATATCTCTATTTGCTGGCCTCTGAGCCAGATATTGCCCGTTTGCCGATCATGGTCGACAGTTCGCGCTTTGAGGTGCTTGAAGCGGGGCTGCAGTGTTTGCAGGGCAAAAGCGTGGTCAATTCGATCAGTCTGAAAGAGGGTGAAGCGGCTTTTCTGGCCCAGGCCCGCCTGGTTCGCCGTTATGGTGCGGCGGTGGTGGTGATGGCCTTTGATGAGGGGGGGCAGGCCGTCACGGCTGAACACAAGGTTTCGATCTGTCACCGGGCCTATCGCCTGCTGACCGAAGAAGTGGGCTTCCCGCCCCAGGAGATTATCTTTGATCCCAATATTCTCACTGTGGCCACGGGCATGGAAGAACATGCCGAATATGGTCGGGCCTTTCTGGAGGCGATTCGCGAAATCAAAGCGCTTTGCCCAGGGGCTCTGATCAGTGGGGGCGTCAGCAATCTCTCCTTTTCGTTTCGGGGCAATGATTATGTGCGCGAAGCCATGCATGCGGTTTTTCTCTACCATGCGATTCAGGCGGGCATGGACATGGGCATTGTCAATGCCGGACAATTGGCGGTCTATGAAGACATTCCCGCTGAACTGCTGACGCATATTGAAGATGTGCTGTTTAACCGCCACCCCGAGGCCACCGACCGGCTCGTCAGTCTGGCCGAAAGCTATCGCAAACAGGGCACCCAGCGCGAAAAGGATGAACGCTGGCGGCAGGCCCCTTTGCAGGAGCGCATCACGCATGCCCTGGTGCATGGCATTGATGGCTATCTTGAAGCCGATCTGCCTGAAGCCCTTGCCAGTTTTGAGCGGCCGCTTGAAATTATTGAAGGCCCCCTGATGATTGGCATGAATATCGTCGGCGATTTGTTTGGAGCGGGTAAAATGTTTTTGCCCCAGGTCGTGAAAAGTGCACGGGTCATGAAAAAGGCGGTGGCCTGGCTCTTGCCCTATATGGAAGCCGATAAAAGCGCCAAGAGCAGCAAGGGCAAAATTCTGCTGGCAACCGTCAAGGGCGATGTGCATGATATTGGCAAGAATATCGTCGGGGTGGTGCTGGGCTGCAATAATTACGAGGTGATTGATTTGGGCGTGATGGTGCCCTCCGACAAAATTCTGGCCGAAGCCCAGGCCCAAAATGCGGATATTATCGGCCTGAGCGGCCTGATCACGCCCTCTTTGGATGAAATGGTGCATGTCGCCAAAGAAATGCAGCGTTTGAATTTTAAAACCCCACTTTTGATTGGCGGGGCCACCACCAGTACCAAGCACACGGCAGTGAAAATTGCGCCGGCCTACGAAGGCCCGGTGCTGCATGTCAACGATGCTTCACGGGCCGTGACGGTGGTCAGCCAATTGCTGAGCGAAACCCAGTCGGCAGACTATCTGGCCCAGGTGCGCGCTCAGCAGGCCTTGACCCGTGAGCGCTATCTGAACCGTTCGGCACGCGCCCTGCTCAGTCTTGAACAGGCCCGTGCCCGTGCCCCGCGCTTTGATTGGCAGCATTTGGAACTGGCCCAGCCTGAATTTTCAGGGCGACGCGTTTTGACGCAGATTCCGCTGGAGCAGTTGCTGCCCTATATCGACTGGACACCCTTTTTCAGTGCCTGGGAATTGAGAGGTGTTTACCCCGCAATCCTCGAACATCCGGAAATGGGGCACGCTGCCCGCGAGCTGTTTGAACATGCCCAGGCCCTGCTCAAAACTGTGGTGGCGGAAAAATGGCTTGAAGCCCGTGCCGTCTATGGCTTTTATCCCGCTGCTTCAGAGGGCGATGATATTCTCGTCTACCGTGATGCCAGCCGCAGTGAGGAACAGACCCGTTTCCACAGTCTGCGGGCTCAGGAGGATCTGGGCAATAAACCCCATCTGGCCCTGGCGGATTTTGTGGCCCCCGTGGCCAGTGGGCGCCCCGATTGGATCGGCAGCTTTGCGGTCACTGCAGGCATTGGTTTGGATGCGCATGTGCAGCGTTTTGAAGCCGCCCATGATGACTACAATGCGATTTTACTCAAGGCCCTGGCCGATCGATTGGCCGAGGCCCTGGCCGAGTGGTTGCACCAGAAAGTGCGGCAGGAATGGGGCTATGGTCAAAGCGAAGATTTGTCTGCTGAGGAGCTGATTCAGGAAAAATACCGGGGCATTCGGCCCGCACCGGGTTATCCGGCCTGCCCTGATCATACTGAAAAGCGCACGATCTTTGCCTTGCTGCAGGCCGAAGAAATTGGCCTGGCGCTGACCGAACACTGTGCCATGACACCTACTGCGGCGGTCAGCGGCTGGTATTTTTCGCATCCTGAGGCCCGTTATTTCAGCATTACCCGCTTGGGAGCCGATCAGGTGGCTGATTATGCCCAACGCAAGGGAGTTGCGCTCAAAGAAATGGAAACCTGGTTGGCGCCCTGGCTGGGCTATGAGCCTTAA